From Camelus dromedarius isolate mCamDro1 chromosome X, mCamDro1.pat, whole genome shotgun sequence, one genomic window encodes:
- the LOC116151042 gene encoding FUN14 domain-containing protein 2-like — protein sequence MAAASQRNVKRNFQSRGLAGPAEKQPWWLQLLGQEFGPSAERYSVATQLLIGGVTGWCTGFMFQKVEKLAPTAVGGGFILLQLANHTGYIKVDWQQMEEDMKKAKEQLKNCKSNQIPKEVKNKAEEVMSFVKKNVIVIGGFLGGFMLGMSS from the coding sequence ATGGCTGCGGCCAGTCAAAGAAACGTCAAGAGAAATTTTCAGTCCCGGGGCCTTGCGGGACCGGCTGAAAAGCAGCCATGGTGGCTCCAGCTGCTTGGGCAGGAATTTGGGCCTTCAGCCGAAAGGTATAGCGTGGCAACCCAGCTGTTAATTGGAGGTGTCACTGGATGGTGCACGGGTTTCATGTTCCAGAAGGTTGAAAAGTTGGCTCCAACAGCTGTGGGCGGTGGGTTTATTCTCCTTCAGCTTGCAAACCATACCGGGTACATCAAAGTCGACTGGCAGCAAATGGAGGAGGACATGAAAAAAGCCAAGGAGCAGCTGAAGAACTGTAAGAGCAACCAGATACCTAAGGAGGTCAAAAACAAAGCAGAGGAGGTGATGTCATTTGTGAAGAAGAATGTTATAGTGATTGGTGGATTTTTGGGGGGCTTTATGCTGGGAATGTCATCCTAA